In the genome of Drosophila yakuba strain Tai18E2 chromosome 3R, Prin_Dyak_Tai18E2_2.1, whole genome shotgun sequence, one region contains:
- the LOC6538935 gene encoding serine/threonine-protein kinase Warts yields the protein MHPAGEKRGGRPNDKYTAEALESIKQDLTRFEVQNNHRNNQNYTPLRYTATNGRNDALTPDYHHAKPPMEPPPSASPAPDVVIPPPPAIVGQPGSGSISVSVSGVGVANGRVPKMMTALMPNKLIRKPSIERDTASSHYLRCSPALDSGAGSSRSDSPHSHHTHQPSARTVGNPGGNGGFSPSPSGFSEVAPPAPPPRNPTASSAATPPPPVPPTSQAYVKRRSPALNNRPPAIAPPTQRGNSPVITQNGLKNPQQQLTQQLKSLNLYPGGGSGAVVEPPPPYLIQGGAGGAAPPPPPPSYTASMQSRQSPTQSQQSDYRKSPSSGIYSATSAGSPSPITVSLPPAPLAKPQPRVYQARSQQPIIMQSVKSTQVQKPVLQTAVAPQSPSSASASNSPVHVLAAPPSYPQKSAAVVQQQQQAAAAAHQHQQQHQHQQSKPPTPTTPPLVGLNSKPNCLEPPSYAKSMQAKAATVVQQQQQQQQQVQQQQQVQQQQQVQQQQQQQHLQQQQQLQALRVLQAQAQAQREREQRERERDQQKLANGNPSQPIQPRQLPPPPPYQSNNNSEIKPPSCNNNNIQISNSNLATTPPIPPAKYNNNSANTGANSSGGSNGSTSTTASSSTTCKKIKHASPIPERKKISKEKEEERKEFRIRQYSPQAFKFFMEQHIENVIKSYRQRTYRKNQLEKEMVKVGLPDQTQIEMRKMLNQKESNYIRLKRAKMDKSMFIKLKPIGVGAFGEVTLVRKIDASNHLYAMKTLRKADVLKRNQVAHVKAERDILAEADNNWVVKLYYSFQDKDNLYFVMDYIPGGDLMSLLIKLGIFEEELARFYIAEVTCAVDSVHKMGFIHRDIKPDNILIDRDGHIKLTDFGLCTGFRWTHNSKYYQENGNHSRQDSMEPWEEYSENGPKPTVLERRRMRDHQRVLAHSLVGTPNYIAPEVLERSGYTQLCDYWSVGVILYEMLVGQPPFLANSPLETQQKVINWEKTLHIPPQAELSREAMDLIRRLCAAADKRLGKSVDEVKGHDFFKGIDFADMRKQKAPYIPEIKHPTDTSNFDPVDPEKLRSNDSNMSSGDDIDQNDKPFHGFFEFTFRRFFDDKQPPDMTDDQAPVYV from the exons atgCATCCAGCGGGCGAAAAAAGGGGCGGTCGCCCCAATGATAAATACACGGCGGAAGCCCTCGAGAGCATCAAGCAGGACCTAACCCGATTCGAAGTACAAAATAACCATAGGAATAATCAG AATTACACACCTCTGCGATACACAGCGACCAACGGACGCAACGATGCACTTACTCCGGACTATCACCACGCCAAGCCGCCGATGGAGCCGCCGCCCTCCGCCTCTCCGGCGCCGGACGTGGTCATCCCGCCGCCGCCCGCCATTGTAGGTCAGCCTGGCTCCGGCTCCATATCCGTATCCGTGTCcggcgtgggcgtggcgaaCGGACGTGTGCCAAAGATGATGACGGCGTTGATGCCAAACAAGCTGATCCGCAAGCCGAGCATCGAGCGGGACACGGCGAGCAGTCACTACCTGCGCTGCAGTCCGGCTCTGGACTCCGGAGCCGGCAGCTCCCGCTCGGACAGCCCCCACTCGCACCACACCCACCAGCCGAGTGCGCGGACGGTGGGGAATCCGGGCGGCAATGGTGGTTTCTCGCCATCGCCCAGCGGTTTCAGTGAGGTGGCTCCACCGGCGCCGCCGCCACGCAATCCCACCGCCTCCAGcgcggccacgcccccaccgcCAGTGCCGCCCACCAGCCAGGCGTACGTGAAGCGGCGATCGCCGGCCCTGAACAACCGCCCGCCGGCGATAGCGCCACCCACTCAGCGGGGCAACTCACCTGTCATAACCCAGAACGGGCTGAAgaatccgcagcagcagctgacGCAGCAGCTGAAGTCCCTCAACCTGTATCCCGGCGGCGGAAGTGGCGCAGTGGTGGAGCCACCGCCGCCCTACCTAATCCAAGGCGGCGCCGGCGGAGcagcaccaccgccgccaccgcccaGTTACACGGCCTCCATGCAATCGCGCCAGTCGCCGACGCAATCGCAGCAATCGGACTACAGGAAATCGCCCAGCAGTGGGATATACTCGGCCACCTCGGCGGGATCGCCGAGTCCCATAACCGTGTCCCTGCCGCCGGCGCCGCTGGCGAAGCCACAGCCACGCGTCTACCAGGCGCGCAGTCAGCAGCCGATCATCATGCAGAGTGTGAAGAGCACGCAGGTCCAAAAGCCCGTGCTGCAAACGGCAGTGGCGCCCCAATCTCCATCGAGTGCCTCCGCCAGCAACTCACCCGTTCACGTGCTGGCCGCCCCACCCTCCTATCCCCAGAAGTCCGCGGCagtggtgcagcagcagcagcaggcagcagcggcggcgcatcagcaccagcagcagcatcagcaccagcaaTCTAAACCGCCAACGCCCACCACACCGCCGTTGGTGGGTCTCAACAGCAAGCCCAACTGCCTGGAGCCGCCGTCCTATGCCAAGAGCATGCAGGCCAAGGCGGCCACggtggtgcagcagcagcagcagcaacagcagcaggtgcagcagcaacagcaggtgcagcagcagcagcaggtgcaacagcagcagcagcaacaacacctccagcagcagcagcaactgcaggcGTTGAGGGTGCTCCAGGCACAGGCGCAGGCTCAACGGGAACGGGAgcagcgggagcgggagcgcgATCAGCAGAAGCTGGCCAATGGGAATCCCAGCCAGCCCATCCAGCCCAGGCAGctgcctccgccgccgccctatcagagcaacaacaacagcgagaTCAAGCCGcccagctgcaacaacaacaacatacAGATAAGCAATAGCAACCTGGCGACGACGCCGCCCATTCCGCCCGccaaatacaacaacaactccGCGAACACGGGCGCCAACAGTTCGGGTGGCAGCAACGGatccaccagcaccaccgcctCCTCGTCGACCACCTGCAAGAAGATCAAGCACGCCTCGCCCATCCCAGAGCGCAAGAAGATCtccaaggagaaggaggaggagcgcaAGGAGTTCCGCATCAGGCAGTACTCGCCGCAAGCCTTCAAGTTCTTCATGGAGCAGCACATAGAGAACGTGATCAAGTCGTATCGCCAGCGCACCTATCGCAAGAATCAGCTGGAGAAGGAGATGGTCAAGGTGGGACTGCCCGATCAGACGCAGATCGAGATGAGGAAGATGCTAAACCAAAAGGAGAGCAACTACATTCGCTTGAAGCGCGCCAAGATGGACAAGAGCATGTTCATCAAGCTGAAGCCCATTGGCGTTGGTGCCTTCGGCGAGGTGACCCTGGTGCGCAAGATCGACGCCTCCAATCACCTGTATGCGATGAAAACCCTGCGGAAAGCCGACGTCCTCAAACGGAATCAGGTGGCGCACGTGAAGGCCGAGCGGGATATTCTCGCGGAAGCGGACAACAACTGGGTGGTGAAGCTGTACTACAGCTTCCAGGACAAGGATAATCTCTACTTTGTGATGGACTACATACCAG GTGGTGATCTGATGTCGCTGCTCATCAAGCTGGGCATTTTcgaggaggagctggccaGATTCTACATCGCCGAGGTCACCTGCGCCGTGGACAGTGTCCACAAAATGGGCTTCATTCACAG AGACATCAAGCCTGACAACATACTCATCGATAGGGACGGACACATAAAGCTCACCGACTTTGGCCTGTGCACGGGATTCCGATGGACGCACAACTCCAAGTACTACCAGGAGAATG GCAATCACTCGCGCCAGGACTCGATGGAACCCTGGGAGGAGTACTCCGAGAACGGACCCAAGCCCACCGTGCTGGAGAG GCGACGGATGCGCGATCACCAAAGAGTCCTGGCCCACTCGCTGGTGGGCACCCCGAACTACATTGCGCCCGAGGTGCTGGAGCGGAGCGGGTACACGCAGCTGTGCGACTACTGGAGCGTGGGCGTCATTCTCTACGAGATGCTGGTGGGTCAGCCGCCCTTCCTGGCCAACAGTCCGCTGGAAACGCAACAAAAG GTCATCAACTGGGAGAAGACGCTGCACATCCCGCCGCAGGCCGAGTTATCCCGCGAAGCCATGGACCTGATAAGGAGGCTCTGTGCAGCGGCCGACAAGCGTCTGGGCAAAAGCGTGGACGAGGTCAAGGGCCACGACTTCTTCAAGGGCATCGATTTTGCGGACATGCGAAAGCAGAAGGCGCCCTACATACCGGAAATTAAGCACCCGACGGACACGTCCAACTTTGATCCCGTGGACCCGGAGAAGCTGCGCTCGAATGACTCCAACATGAGCAGCGGCGATGACATCGACCAGAATGACAAGCCCTTCCACGGGTTTTTCGAATTTACCTTCCGTCGATTCTTCGACGACAAACAGCCGCCGGACATGACGGATGATCAGGCGCCGGTTTACGTCTGA
- the LOC6538933 gene encoding zinc finger protein 1 isoform X3, translating into MKITCRICHKAFANVYRLQRHMISHDESALLRKFKCKECDKAFKFKHHLKEHVRIHSGEKPFGCDNCGKRFSHSGSFSSHMTSKKCISMGLKLNNNRALLKRLEKSPGSASSASRRSPSEHGKGKLPEQPSLPGLPHPMSYFASDAQVQGGSAAPTPFQPFHPNYMNAALLAFPHNFMAAAAGLDPRVHPYSIQRLLQLSAAGQQQREEEREEQQKQQQQQQLEEEETPDEPKLVMDIEESEAKERAPTPEVAEEATPIKREQSREASPAPDSYLSSSQAIKQEQEQEPLNAAEERQTPVEEHAPVEQAADLRCSRCSKQFNHPTELVQHEKVLCGLIKEELEQHFQQQQATSFVLASASEEDEEDEEMDVEEEPRQESGERKVRVRTAINEEQQQQLKQHYSLNSRPSRDEFRMIAARLQLDPRVVQVWFQNNRSRERKMQSFQNNQAAVPSAAANDSQTSLTREDQPLDLSVKRDPLTPKSESSPPYIAPASAEALNPEAINLSRKFSTSASMSPASISPSSAAALYFGAAPPPSPPNSQLDSTPRSGHAFPGLPPYMLPMPLPMEALFKMRPGGDFASNHPLMNSIKLPDYRGTSLSPGGSEKRSWRDDDSRISHEDEFGAGVLMPPKPRRSKAETHGHAGDPDLPYVCDQCDKAFAKQSSLARHKYEHSGQRPYQCMDCPKAFKHKHHLTEHKRLHSGEKPFQCSKCLKRFSHSGSYSQHMNHRYSYCKPYRE; encoded by the exons ATGAAAATA ACCTGCCGCATCTGCCACAAGGCCTTCGCGAACGTGTACCGCCTGCAGAGGCACATGATCAGCCACGACGAGAGCGCCCTGCTGCGGAAGTTCAAGTGCAAGGAGTGCGACAAGGCCTTCAAGTTCAAGCACCATCTCAAGGAGCACGTGAGGATCCATTCCGGCGAGAAGCCCTTCGGATGCGACAACTGCGGCAAGCGCTTCTCGCACTCCGGCAGCTTCTCGTCCCACATGACCTCCAAGAAGTGCATCAGCATGGGCCTGAAGCTGAACAACAACCGCGCTCTGCTGAAGCGCCTGGAGAAGAGCCCCGGCTCCGCATCCTCCGCATCGCGGCGATCGCCCTCTGAGCACGGCAAGGGCAAGCTGCCGGAGCAGCCGTCGCTGCCGGGACTGCCGCATCCCATGAGCTACTTCGCCAGCGATGCCCAGGTGCAGGGTGGAAGTGCGGCACCCACGCCCTTCCAGCCATTCCATCCCAACTACATGAACGCCGCCCTGCTGGCCTTTCCCCACAACTTCATGGCCGCCGCGGCTGGCCTGGATCCTCGGGTGCATCCCTACAGCATCCAGAGGCTGCTGCAGCTCTCGGCCGCCGGTCAGCAGCAGCGCGAGGAGGAGCgagaggagcagcagaagcagcagcagcagcagcagctggaggaggaggagactCCCGATGAGCCCAAGCTGGTCATGGATATCGAGGAGTCGGAGGCCAAGGAAAGAGCACCCACGCCAGAGGTTGCCGAAGAAGCCACTCCCATCAAGCGGGAGCAGAGCAGGGAAGCCTCTCCCGCTCCAGACAGCTACCTCTCCTCCTCGCAAGCGAtcaagcaggagcaggagcaggagcccCTGAACGCAGCAGAGGAACGGCAAACTCCTGTGGAAGAGCACGCGCCCGTGGAGCAAGCCGCCGATCTGCGCTGCAGTCGCTGCTCCAAACAATTCAACCATCCCACTGAGCTGGTGCAGCACGAGAAGGTGCTTTGTGGCCTGATcaaggaggagctggagcagcacttccagcagcagcaggccacGTCCTTCGTCTTGGCCTCGGCCAGCgaagaggatgaggaggacgaggagatGGACGTGGAGGAGGAGCCCCGCCAGGAGAGTGGCGAACGGAAAGTGCGCGTGCGAACGGCCATCaacgaggagcagcagcagcagctgaagcagcACTACTCCCTGAACTCCCGACCCAGCAGGGATGAGTTCCGCATGATAGCAGCTCGCCTGCAGCTGGATCCTCGAGTGGTTCAGGTGTGGTTCCAGAACAATCGCTCCCGGGAGCGCAAAATGCAGAGTTTCCAGAACAATCAGGCCGCAGTCCCCTCGGCGGCGGCCAATGACTCCCAGACATCGCTAACCCGAGAGGATCAACCGCTGGACTTGTCCGTGAAGCGAGATCCCCTCACGCCCAAGAGTGAGAGCTCGCCGCCGTACATAGCTCCAGCGTCGGCAGAAGCCCTGAATCCCGAGGCCATCAATCTCAGCAGGAAGTTCTCCACATCCGCATCGATGTCGCCGGCCTCGATTTCACCGTCATCCGCGGCAGCGCTCTACTTTGGCGCTGCCCCGCCGCCTTCGCCACCAAATAGCCAGCTGGACTCCACTCCGCGAAGTGGCCATGCCTTTCCGGGACTACCGCCCTACATGCTGCCCATGCCGCTGCCCATGGAGGCGCTGTTCAAGATGCGCCCGGGCGGCGACTTCGCCTCCAACCATCCCCTGATGAACAGTATTAAGCTGCCCGACTACCGCGGCACCAGCCTGAGTCCCGGCGGTTCGGAGAAGCGTTCGTGGCGCGACGACGACTCGCGCATCTCCCATGAGGATGAGTTCGGCGCCGGCGTCCTGATGCCACCGAAACCCCGCAGGAGCAAGGCGGAGACCCACGGCCACGCTGGCGATCCCGATCTGCCCTACGTGTGCGATCAGTGCGACAAGGCCTTCGCCAAGCAGAGTTCCCTGGCGCGCCACAAATACGAGCATTCCG GTCAACGACCCTACCAGTGCATGGACTGCCCGAAGGCCTTCAAGCACAAGCACCACCTCACGGAGCACAAGCGCCTGCACAGCGGCGAGAAGCCCTTTCAGTGCTCCAAGTGCCTGAAGCGCTTCTCGCACTCGGGCAGCTACAGCCAGCACATGAACCACCGGTATTCCTACTGCAAGCCCTACAGGGAATAG
- the LOC6538933 gene encoding zinc finger protein 1 isoform X2, with translation MSAATCLLASSSSSFEKTCRICHKAFANVYRLQRHMISHDESALLRKFKCKECDKAFKFKHHLKEHVRIHSGEKPFGCDNCGKRFSHSGSFSSHMTSKKCISMGLKLNNNRALLKRLEKSPGSASSASRRSPSEHGKGKLPEQPSLPGLPHPMSYFASDAQVQGGSAAPTPFQPFHPNYMNAALLAFPHNFMAAAAGLDPRVHPYSIQRLLQLSAAGQQQREEEREEQQKQQQQQQLEEEETPDEPKLVMDIEESEAKERAPTPEVAEEATPIKREQSREASPAPDSYLSSSQAIKQEQEQEPLNAAEERQTPVEEHAPVEQAADLRCSRCSKQFNHPTELVQHEKVLCGLIKEELEQHFQQQQATSFVLASASEEDEEDEEMDVEEEPRQESGERKVRVRTAINEEQQQQLKQHYSLNSRPSRDEFRMIAARLQLDPRVVQVWFQNNRSRERKMQSFQNNQAAVPSAAANDSQTSLTREDQPLDLSVKRDPLTPKSESSPPYIAPASAEALNPEAINLSRKFSTSASMSPASISPSSAAALYFGAAPPPSPPNSQLDSTPRSGHAFPGLPPYMLPMPLPMEALFKMRPGGDFASNHPLMNSIKLPDYRGTSLSPGGSEKRSWRDDDSRISHEDEFGAGVLMPPKPRRSKAETHGHAGDPDLPYVCDQCDKAFAKQSSLARHKYEHSGQRPYQCMDCPKAFKHKHHLTEHKRLHSGEKPFQCSKCLKRFSHSGSYSQHMNHRYSYCKPYRE, from the exons ATGTCGGCGGCCACCTGCCTACTggcttcttcctcttcttcgtTCGAGAAG ACCTGCCGCATCTGCCACAAGGCCTTCGCGAACGTGTACCGCCTGCAGAGGCACATGATCAGCCACGACGAGAGCGCCCTGCTGCGGAAGTTCAAGTGCAAGGAGTGCGACAAGGCCTTCAAGTTCAAGCACCATCTCAAGGAGCACGTGAGGATCCATTCCGGCGAGAAGCCCTTCGGATGCGACAACTGCGGCAAGCGCTTCTCGCACTCCGGCAGCTTCTCGTCCCACATGACCTCCAAGAAGTGCATCAGCATGGGCCTGAAGCTGAACAACAACCGCGCTCTGCTGAAGCGCCTGGAGAAGAGCCCCGGCTCCGCATCCTCCGCATCGCGGCGATCGCCCTCTGAGCACGGCAAGGGCAAGCTGCCGGAGCAGCCGTCGCTGCCGGGACTGCCGCATCCCATGAGCTACTTCGCCAGCGATGCCCAGGTGCAGGGTGGAAGTGCGGCACCCACGCCCTTCCAGCCATTCCATCCCAACTACATGAACGCCGCCCTGCTGGCCTTTCCCCACAACTTCATGGCCGCCGCGGCTGGCCTGGATCCTCGGGTGCATCCCTACAGCATCCAGAGGCTGCTGCAGCTCTCGGCCGCCGGTCAGCAGCAGCGCGAGGAGGAGCgagaggagcagcagaagcagcagcagcagcagcagctggaggaggaggagactCCCGATGAGCCCAAGCTGGTCATGGATATCGAGGAGTCGGAGGCCAAGGAAAGAGCACCCACGCCAGAGGTTGCCGAAGAAGCCACTCCCATCAAGCGGGAGCAGAGCAGGGAAGCCTCTCCCGCTCCAGACAGCTACCTCTCCTCCTCGCAAGCGAtcaagcaggagcaggagcaggagcccCTGAACGCAGCAGAGGAACGGCAAACTCCTGTGGAAGAGCACGCGCCCGTGGAGCAAGCCGCCGATCTGCGCTGCAGTCGCTGCTCCAAACAATTCAACCATCCCACTGAGCTGGTGCAGCACGAGAAGGTGCTTTGTGGCCTGATcaaggaggagctggagcagcacttccagcagcagcaggccacGTCCTTCGTCTTGGCCTCGGCCAGCgaagaggatgaggaggacgaggagatGGACGTGGAGGAGGAGCCCCGCCAGGAGAGTGGCGAACGGAAAGTGCGCGTGCGAACGGCCATCaacgaggagcagcagcagcagctgaagcagcACTACTCCCTGAACTCCCGACCCAGCAGGGATGAGTTCCGCATGATAGCAGCTCGCCTGCAGCTGGATCCTCGAGTGGTTCAGGTGTGGTTCCAGAACAATCGCTCCCGGGAGCGCAAAATGCAGAGTTTCCAGAACAATCAGGCCGCAGTCCCCTCGGCGGCGGCCAATGACTCCCAGACATCGCTAACCCGAGAGGATCAACCGCTGGACTTGTCCGTGAAGCGAGATCCCCTCACGCCCAAGAGTGAGAGCTCGCCGCCGTACATAGCTCCAGCGTCGGCAGAAGCCCTGAATCCCGAGGCCATCAATCTCAGCAGGAAGTTCTCCACATCCGCATCGATGTCGCCGGCCTCGATTTCACCGTCATCCGCGGCAGCGCTCTACTTTGGCGCTGCCCCGCCGCCTTCGCCACCAAATAGCCAGCTGGACTCCACTCCGCGAAGTGGCCATGCCTTTCCGGGACTACCGCCCTACATGCTGCCCATGCCGCTGCCCATGGAGGCGCTGTTCAAGATGCGCCCGGGCGGCGACTTCGCCTCCAACCATCCCCTGATGAACAGTATTAAGCTGCCCGACTACCGCGGCACCAGCCTGAGTCCCGGCGGTTCGGAGAAGCGTTCGTGGCGCGACGACGACTCGCGCATCTCCCATGAGGATGAGTTCGGCGCCGGCGTCCTGATGCCACCGAAACCCCGCAGGAGCAAGGCGGAGACCCACGGCCACGCTGGCGATCCCGATCTGCCCTACGTGTGCGATCAGTGCGACAAGGCCTTCGCCAAGCAGAGTTCCCTGGCGCGCCACAAATACGAGCATTCCG GTCAACGACCCTACCAGTGCATGGACTGCCCGAAGGCCTTCAAGCACAAGCACCACCTCACGGAGCACAAGCGCCTGCACAGCGGCGAGAAGCCCTTTCAGTGCTCCAAGTGCCTGAAGCGCTTCTCGCACTCGGGCAGCTACAGCCAGCACATGAACCACCGGTATTCCTACTGCAAGCCCTACAGGGAATAG
- the LOC6538933 gene encoding zinc finger protein 1 isoform X1 encodes MLSCLAPSSSRFGQEDTIIQQSMPSTSPFAMQFPSLASTLLHHNQSPKHSNPGSSGIQDAHPNQPGAAADAFLVKCTQCHKRFTEYQSLSEHIASEHPHDKLNCGAAQPESDAEDEQSNMSGGSSRRYAKSPLASNSNNNSSTANANANANSSSNQSMNNNSELAKNHNNNANKMSPMCSPGSLTPGDLFAQLQHPPPQLPPHLHAQFMAAAAMAMQSARTASSPSQLQQHQQHQQQLQQQQHQQQQQQHQMAMQQLLPPQLPGSNSSVGSNSAYDLDLSAPRSTSSPGSTTGDLSGAYPCMQCTASFATRDQLEQHEQLHSPCGPAAVSNVSQTCRICHKAFANVYRLQRHMISHDESALLRKFKCKECDKAFKFKHHLKEHVRIHSGEKPFGCDNCGKRFSHSGSFSSHMTSKKCISMGLKLNNNRALLKRLEKSPGSASSASRRSPSEHGKGKLPEQPSLPGLPHPMSYFASDAQVQGGSAAPTPFQPFHPNYMNAALLAFPHNFMAAAAGLDPRVHPYSIQRLLQLSAAGQQQREEEREEQQKQQQQQQLEEEETPDEPKLVMDIEESEAKERAPTPEVAEEATPIKREQSREASPAPDSYLSSSQAIKQEQEQEPLNAAEERQTPVEEHAPVEQAADLRCSRCSKQFNHPTELVQHEKVLCGLIKEELEQHFQQQQATSFVLASASEEDEEDEEMDVEEEPRQESGERKVRVRTAINEEQQQQLKQHYSLNSRPSRDEFRMIAARLQLDPRVVQVWFQNNRSRERKMQSFQNNQAAVPSAAANDSQTSLTREDQPLDLSVKRDPLTPKSESSPPYIAPASAEALNPEAINLSRKFSTSASMSPASISPSSAAALYFGAAPPPSPPNSQLDSTPRSGHAFPGLPPYMLPMPLPMEALFKMRPGGDFASNHPLMNSIKLPDYRGTSLSPGGSEKRSWRDDDSRISHEDEFGAGVLMPPKPRRSKAETHGHAGDPDLPYVCDQCDKAFAKQSSLARHKYEHSGQRPYQCMDCPKAFKHKHHLTEHKRLHSGEKPFQCSKCLKRFSHSGSYSQHMNHRYSYCKPYRE; translated from the exons ATGTTGTCCTGTCTGGCGCCGTCGTCTTCACGTTTCGGCCAAGAGGATACCATCATTCAGCAGAGCATGCCCTCCACCTCCCCCTTCGCCATGCAGT TTCCCTCGCTGGCCTCCACCTTGCTGCACCACAACCAGTCGCCGAAGCACAGCAATCCGGGCTCCAGTGGGATCCAGGATGCCCATCCCAACCAGCCAGGTGCCGCCGCCGATGCCTTCCTGGTCAAGTGCACCCAGTGCCACAAGCGATTCACCGAGTATCAG TCCCTCAGCGAGCACATCGCCAGCGAGCATCCCCACGACAAGCTGAACTGCGGAGCTGCCCAGCCGGAAAGCGATGCCGAGGACGAGCAGAGCAACAtgagcggcggcagcagcaggcggtACGCCAAGTCGCCGCtggccagcaacagcaacaacaacagcagcaccgCCAACGCCAATGCCAACGCTAATAGCAGCAGTAACCAGTCCatgaacaacaacagcgagctggccaagaaccacaacaacaacgccaACAAAATGTCGCCCATGTGCTCACCCGGCTCCCTCACACCCGGCGACCTCTTCGCCCAGCTGCAGCACCCGCCGCCCCAGCTGCCGCCCCACCTGCACGCCCAGTTcatggccgccgccgccatgGCCATGCAGTCCGCCCGCACCGCCAGCTCGCCCagccaactgcagcagcatcagcagcatcaacagcaactgcagcagcagcagcatcaacagcaacagcagcagcatcagatGGCCATGCAGCAACTGCTGCCGCCGCAACTGCcgggcagcaacagcagcgtgGGCAGCAACTCCGCCTACGACCTGGACCTCAGCGCCCCCCGCTCCACCTCCAGTCCGGGCTCCACCACCGGCGACCTGAGCGGCGCCTACCCCTGCATGCAGTGCACCGCCTCCTTCGCCACCCGCGACCAACTGGAGCAGCACGAGCAGCTCCACTCGCCCTGCGGCCCGGCGGCGGTCAGCAATGTCTCCCAG ACCTGCCGCATCTGCCACAAGGCCTTCGCGAACGTGTACCGCCTGCAGAGGCACATGATCAGCCACGACGAGAGCGCCCTGCTGCGGAAGTTCAAGTGCAAGGAGTGCGACAAGGCCTTCAAGTTCAAGCACCATCTCAAGGAGCACGTGAGGATCCATTCCGGCGAGAAGCCCTTCGGATGCGACAACTGCGGCAAGCGCTTCTCGCACTCCGGCAGCTTCTCGTCCCACATGACCTCCAAGAAGTGCATCAGCATGGGCCTGAAGCTGAACAACAACCGCGCTCTGCTGAAGCGCCTGGAGAAGAGCCCCGGCTCCGCATCCTCCGCATCGCGGCGATCGCCCTCTGAGCACGGCAAGGGCAAGCTGCCGGAGCAGCCGTCGCTGCCGGGACTGCCGCATCCCATGAGCTACTTCGCCAGCGATGCCCAGGTGCAGGGTGGAAGTGCGGCACCCACGCCCTTCCAGCCATTCCATCCCAACTACATGAACGCCGCCCTGCTGGCCTTTCCCCACAACTTCATGGCCGCCGCGGCTGGCCTGGATCCTCGGGTGCATCCCTACAGCATCCAGAGGCTGCTGCAGCTCTCGGCCGCCGGTCAGCAGCAGCGCGAGGAGGAGCgagaggagcagcagaagcagcagcagcagcagcagctggaggaggaggagactCCCGATGAGCCCAAGCTGGTCATGGATATCGAGGAGTCGGAGGCCAAGGAAAGAGCACCCACGCCAGAGGTTGCCGAAGAAGCCACTCCCATCAAGCGGGAGCAGAGCAGGGAAGCCTCTCCCGCTCCAGACAGCTACCTCTCCTCCTCGCAAGCGAtcaagcaggagcaggagcaggagcccCTGAACGCAGCAGAGGAACGGCAAACTCCTGTGGAAGAGCACGCGCCCGTGGAGCAAGCCGCCGATCTGCGCTGCAGTCGCTGCTCCAAACAATTCAACCATCCCACTGAGCTGGTGCAGCACGAGAAGGTGCTTTGTGGCCTGATcaaggaggagctggagcagcacttccagcagcagcaggccacGTCCTTCGTCTTGGCCTCGGCCAGCgaagaggatgaggaggacgaggagatGGACGTGGAGGAGGAGCCCCGCCAGGAGAGTGGCGAACGGAAAGTGCGCGTGCGAACGGCCATCaacgaggagcagcagcagcagctgaagcagcACTACTCCCTGAACTCCCGACCCAGCAGGGATGAGTTCCGCATGATAGCAGCTCGCCTGCAGCTGGATCCTCGAGTGGTTCAGGTGTGGTTCCAGAACAATCGCTCCCGGGAGCGCAAAATGCAGAGTTTCCAGAACAATCAGGCCGCAGTCCCCTCGGCGGCGGCCAATGACTCCCAGACATCGCTAACCCGAGAGGATCAACCGCTGGACTTGTCCGTGAAGCGAGATCCCCTCACGCCCAAGAGTGAGAGCTCGCCGCCGTACATAGCTCCAGCGTCGGCAGAAGCCCTGAATCCCGAGGCCATCAATCTCAGCAGGAAGTTCTCCACATCCGCATCGATGTCGCCGGCCTCGATTTCACCGTCATCCGCGGCAGCGCTCTACTTTGGCGCTGCCCCGCCGCCTTCGCCACCAAATAGCCAGCTGGACTCCACTCCGCGAAGTGGCCATGCCTTTCCGGGACTACCGCCCTACATGCTGCCCATGCCGCTGCCCATGGAGGCGCTGTTCAAGATGCGCCCGGGCGGCGACTTCGCCTCCAACCATCCCCTGATGAACAGTATTAAGCTGCCCGACTACCGCGGCACCAGCCTGAGTCCCGGCGGTTCGGAGAAGCGTTCGTGGCGCGACGACGACTCGCGCATCTCCCATGAGGATGAGTTCGGCGCCGGCGTCCTGATGCCACCGAAACCCCGCAGGAGCAAGGCGGAGACCCACGGCCACGCTGGCGATCCCGATCTGCCCTACGTGTGCGATCAGTGCGACAAGGCCTTCGCCAAGCAGAGTTCCCTGGCGCGCCACAAATACGAGCATTCCG GTCAACGACCCTACCAGTGCATGGACTGCCCGAAGGCCTTCAAGCACAAGCACCACCTCACGGAGCACAAGCGCCTGCACAGCGGCGAGAAGCCCTTTCAGTGCTCCAAGTGCCTGAAGCGCTTCTCGCACTCGGGCAGCTACAGCCAGCACATGAACCACCGGTATTCCTACTGCAAGCCCTACAGGGAATAG